One Halomonas sp. M4R1S46 genomic window carries:
- a CDS encoding four helix bundle protein → MSHHRLPAWQQAMQWAVDVYKLTACLPDAERFGLMSQMRRAAVSVPRNIAEGAGRDGSTDFLRFLRIARGSLNELETP, encoded by the coding sequence ATGAGCCATCATCGTCTGCCTGCTTGGCAGCAGGCTATGCAATGGGCCGTTGACGTATACAAGCTGACTGCTTGCTTGCCGGATGCGGAGCGATTCGGCTTGATGAGTCAAATGCGACGTGCCGCAGTATCGGTGCCCAGAAATATTGCCGAAGGCGCCGGACGGGATGGCTCTACAGACTTCCTGCGTTTTCTGCGCATTGCGCGAGGCTCCCTGAACGAGCTCGAGACACCGTAA
- a CDS encoding NAD-dependent epimerase, with the protein MKLLITGMAGFIGHAVAKRLSGQGHEIVGVDNLNAYYDVSLKQARLDDLAGCRDVRFLRLDLADRDAVAGLFAEEGFDRVIHLAAQPGVRYSLENPHAYADANLIGHLNVLEGCRHGRVGHLVYASSSSVYGANDKVPFDTSDHVDHPISLYAATKKANELMAHTYSHLYELPTTGLRFFTVYGPWGRPDMAMFKFTRAILAGEPIQVFNHGDMSRDFTYIDDIVEGVVRMLDVVPERRAVSLVDDQPDTSRAPYALYNIGHGSPVALMDFVRAVEQATGREAVCDFQSMQPGDVPRTWADTEALFEASGYRPRVGVREGVRRFVEWYRGYYGV; encoded by the coding sequence ATGAAGCTGCTGATCACGGGAATGGCGGGGTTCATCGGCCATGCCGTCGCCAAGCGCCTTTCCGGACAGGGTCACGAGATCGTCGGCGTCGATAACCTCAACGCCTACTACGATGTATCCCTCAAGCAGGCACGGCTGGACGACCTGGCGGGATGCCGGGATGTGCGCTTCCTCCGGCTCGATCTGGCCGACCGGGACGCGGTGGCTGGCCTCTTCGCCGAGGAGGGCTTCGACAGGGTGATCCACCTGGCCGCTCAGCCCGGGGTGCGCTACTCGCTGGAGAACCCCCATGCCTATGCGGATGCCAACCTGATCGGGCACCTCAACGTGCTGGAAGGCTGTCGCCATGGCCGGGTGGGGCACCTGGTCTATGCCTCGTCCAGCTCGGTCTATGGTGCCAACGACAAGGTGCCCTTCGACACCTCGGACCACGTCGACCACCCCATCAGCCTCTATGCGGCCACCAAGAAGGCCAACGAGCTGATGGCCCACACCTATTCGCACCTCTATGAGCTGCCGACCACCGGGCTGCGCTTCTTCACGGTCTACGGGCCCTGGGGGCGTCCCGACATGGCCATGTTCAAGTTCACCCGGGCGATCCTCGCCGGCGAGCCGATCCAGGTGTTCAACCACGGCGACATGTCGCGCGACTTCACCTATATCGACGATATCGTCGAGGGTGTGGTGCGCATGCTCGACGTGGTGCCCGAGCGGCGGGCCGTCTCCTTGGTGGATGACCAGCCCGACACCAGCCGTGCCCCCTATGCCCTCTACAACATCGGTCATGGCAGCCCGGTGGCGCTGATGGACTTCGTGCGCGCGGTGGAGCAAGCGACCGGCCGGGAAGCCGTCTGTGACTTCCAGTCGATGCAGCCCGGCGACGTGCCGCGTACCTGGGCGGATACCGAGGCGCTGTTCGAGGCCTCCGGCTACCGGCCACGCGTGGGCGTGCGGGAGGGCGTGCGGCGATTCGTGGAGTGGTATCGGGGCTATTATGGGGTGTGA
- a CDS encoding glycosyltransferase, producing MPTSSSASMPDITAQADTAPAKRFAFVIEDLYGGGAQKSLLYTADQLRQRGHAVKVFTLRERIEHRLPEGLDIEDLAVVTRFTKATSTVLTEKWQASRIARALEAWQPDVAISCSCDKITRHLDLPNLYFWVKSDVSAKFSEAKQRERAFDKVRRFYRGRRVIAVSQGVKENLERVVGLQAERIVPIYNPYEREPFVAMADEPAPLPDGEYFLCVAAIEPRKRHDRLLRAYAASGIRTPLAIMGKGKPEHEAEVRELITTLGLEDRVLWLGYHHNPYPFIRHAKALALTSDAEGLPRVLIEALLLHTPVLSVDCPSGPKEILTQELADFLVAPENEKGLADAIARMDQAPVTIEPRHYQQFLKDTVLPQFEAL from the coding sequence ATGCCCACGTCCTCTTCCGCCTCGATGCCCGACATTACCGCCCAGGCCGATACCGCTCCCGCCAAGCGCTTCGCCTTCGTCATCGAGGATCTCTATGGCGGCGGCGCCCAGAAATCGCTGCTCTACACCGCCGACCAGCTGCGCCAGCGCGGCCACGCGGTGAAGGTCTTCACCCTGCGCGAGCGGATCGAGCATCGCTTGCCCGAGGGCCTGGACATCGAGGATCTCGCCGTCGTGACCCGCTTCACCAAGGCGACCAGCACGGTGCTGACCGAGAAGTGGCAGGCCTCGCGGATCGCCAGGGCGCTCGAGGCCTGGCAGCCGGACGTGGCGATCTCCTGCTCCTGCGACAAGATCACCCGCCACCTCGACCTGCCGAATCTCTACTTCTGGGTGAAGTCGGACGTCTCGGCCAAGTTCAGCGAGGCGAAGCAGCGCGAGCGCGCCTTCGACAAGGTCCGGCGTTTCTACCGTGGCCGCCGGGTCATCGCCGTCTCCCAGGGGGTGAAGGAGAATCTGGAGCGGGTGGTGGGGCTCCAGGCCGAGCGCATCGTGCCTATCTACAACCCCTACGAGCGTGAGCCCTTCGTGGCCATGGCCGACGAGCCGGCCCCACTGCCCGACGGCGAGTACTTCCTGTGCGTGGCGGCCATCGAACCCCGCAAGCGTCACGACCGGCTGCTGCGCGCCTATGCCGCGAGCGGGATCCGCACGCCGCTGGCCATCATGGGCAAGGGCAAGCCCGAGCACGAAGCCGAGGTCCGCGAGTTGATCACGACCTTGGGGCTCGAGGACCGCGTCCTGTGGCTGGGCTATCACCACAACCCCTACCCCTTCATCCGCCATGCCAAGGCCCTGGCGCTGACCTCGGATGCCGAAGGCCTGCCCCGGGTACTGATCGAGGCGTTACTGCTGCACACCCCGGTACTCAGCGTGGATTGCCCCAGTGGGCCGAAGGAGATCCTGACCCAGGAGCTCGCGGACTTCCTCGTGGCCCCGGAGAACGAAAAGGGCCTGGCCGATGCGATCGCGCGCATGGACCAGGCCCCCGTGACCATCGAGCCACGTCACTACCAGCAGTTCCTCAAGGATACCGTGCTACCGCAGTTCGAGGCACTCTAG
- a CDS encoding lipopolysaccharide kinase InaA family protein: MKLLDLPFDDRRRRYLVFHPSALPGELHLTSTTTTAAFESVASSRFYLSEDGHILAKVVPDKFHKRHRPLGWLWRDYLEKRCLLQSDARKEFLSLRLLQGAGLATPHCHGWGVSLNPCNRNASLLLLEHVADARMGGEVFDALSEIERERFLDRLCREVAMLARAGYAHRDLHYNNLLVKADGQLVWIDAHVRRLPTKRADQWPALERSLTVNKLRGERYRAQAASRLQSLMK; encoded by the coding sequence ATGAAGCTGCTGGACCTCCCCTTCGACGATCGCCGCCGGCGCTACCTGGTGTTTCATCCCAGCGCCCTGCCGGGCGAGCTGCACCTGACCAGCACCACGACCACCGCCGCCTTCGAATCCGTGGCCAGTAGCCGCTTCTACCTGAGCGAGGATGGCCATATCCTCGCCAAGGTGGTGCCCGACAAGTTCCACAAGCGCCATCGTCCGCTGGGCTGGCTGTGGCGGGACTACCTCGAGAAACGCTGCCTGCTGCAATCGGATGCCCGCAAGGAGTTCCTCAGCCTGCGTCTCCTGCAGGGCGCGGGCCTGGCCACGCCCCACTGCCATGGCTGGGGCGTCTCGCTGAACCCCTGCAACCGCAATGCCTCGCTGCTGCTGCTCGAGCACGTGGCGGATGCCCGAATGGGCGGTGAGGTCTTCGATGCGCTTTCCGAGATCGAGCGTGAACGCTTCCTCGACCGCCTGTGCCGCGAGGTGGCCATGCTGGCCAGGGCCGGCTACGCCCATCGCGACCTGCACTACAACAACCTGCTGGTGAAGGCCGACGGCCAGCTGGTCTGGATCGACGCCCACGTGCGCCGGCTACCAACGAAAAGAGCCGACCAATGGCCGGCTCTCGAGCGTTCCTTGACGGTCAACAAGCTGCGTGGCGAACGCTACCGCGCCCAGGCGGCGTCGCGCCTGCAGTCGTTGATGAAGTAG
- a CDS encoding serine acetyltransferase, producing the protein MSDGAVSSERGFEMDWQRFVDYGIREVLGGKGHLPWLRLFKCLWSIRPERQAVLRLRLVQMLEHYGRNTLVRLQLATLATRFGIHVEPRTVIGRGLRLPHPTSIVIGRGLRIGERCQLYQQVTLAAAPQEHEPFMARVGDDVTIFPGAKFVGQGRVGNRVIVGANAVVADVFGDDVVVGGVPARVIREVRPDERTGSDKPE; encoded by the coding sequence ATGAGTGATGGCGCTGTGAGCTCGGAGCGTGGCTTCGAGATGGACTGGCAGCGGTTCGTCGACTACGGCATCCGCGAGGTGCTGGGGGGCAAGGGGCATCTGCCCTGGCTTCGGCTCTTCAAGTGCTTGTGGTCCATCAGGCCGGAGCGCCAGGCCGTGCTGCGCCTGCGCCTGGTGCAGATGTTGGAGCATTACGGACGCAACACCCTGGTCAGGCTGCAGCTCGCCACTCTGGCCACCCGCTTCGGGATCCATGTGGAGCCGCGTACGGTCATCGGCAGGGGGCTGAGACTGCCTCATCCCACTTCCATCGTGATCGGCAGGGGGCTCCGGATCGGTGAGCGCTGTCAGCTCTATCAACAGGTGACCCTGGCGGCGGCGCCACAGGAGCACGAGCCGTTCATGGCGCGGGTCGGGGATGACGTCACGATCTTTCCCGGCGCCAAGTTCGTCGGCCAGGGGCGTGTCGGGAATCGCGTGATCGTTGGCGCCAATGCGGTGGTGGCGGATGTCTTCGGCGACGATGTGGTGGTCGGCGGCGTGCCGGCCAGGGTCATCCGTGAGGTGAGGCCCGATGAGCGGACCGGTTCCGACAAGCCGGAATAG
- a CDS encoding glycosyltransferase encodes MRTLVVVRSLKMGGMERVAVNLADAFAEAGHESHLLSLRSTSCPLEPKHADVRLHHLPLRWWSRATVLGLLFEQLARFFLNPLVKRSLFLGRGLMGGIVFRAWLWAFERRHGRVDRIVFRGIGTFELVWTFRDERARYVLENILHVRNAGWARRVFARCLYHRRHLVTVSRGVAESVREGMTRWRFTPASLRVIPNPCPVGAIRQQMTQHEPDLPSGPYIVNVARLVPAKDQALLLRAYAKSGVSLPLVLVGDGQERQRLQALASELDIADRVIFAGQRDNPYPWMHHARLFVLSSRFEGMGIVLFEALACGTPVLSVDCPGGIREILKGELEASIVPHDVEALAEGMRHAIEAEKPEIRERWLDDFRPENVAEAFL; translated from the coding sequence ATGCGCACCCTGGTCGTGGTTCGCTCCCTGAAGATGGGGGGCATGGAGCGTGTGGCGGTCAATCTCGCCGATGCCTTCGCGGAGGCCGGGCACGAGAGTCACCTTCTCAGCCTGCGCTCCACGAGCTGCCCGCTGGAGCCGAAACATGCCGATGTCAGGCTCCATCACTTGCCGTTGCGCTGGTGGAGCCGGGCTACCGTGCTTGGCCTGCTGTTCGAGCAACTGGCGCGCTTCTTCCTGAACCCGCTGGTCAAGCGGTCGCTGTTTCTCGGGCGGGGGCTGATGGGCGGCATCGTCTTTCGCGCCTGGCTGTGGGCCTTCGAACGCCGCCATGGGCGCGTGGATCGCATCGTCTTCCGCGGTATCGGGACCTTCGAGCTGGTCTGGACCTTCCGCGACGAGCGGGCCCGTTATGTGCTCGAGAACATCCTGCATGTCCGCAATGCTGGCTGGGCGCGCCGGGTCTTCGCTCGCTGCCTGTACCATCGTCGCCATCTCGTCACCGTCTCCCGGGGGGTGGCGGAGAGCGTGCGCGAGGGGATGACCCGCTGGAGATTCACGCCTGCCTCGCTAAGGGTGATCCCCAACCCGTGCCCCGTTGGTGCCATTCGCCAGCAGATGACACAGCACGAGCCCGACCTGCCCAGCGGGCCCTATATCGTCAACGTGGCGCGCCTGGTGCCGGCCAAGGACCAGGCGCTGCTGCTACGCGCCTATGCGAAGTCCGGCGTGTCGCTCCCCCTGGTGCTGGTGGGCGATGGCCAGGAGCGGCAGCGCTTGCAGGCCCTGGCCAGTGAACTGGACATCGCCGATCGGGTGATCTTCGCCGGCCAGCGCGACAACCCCTATCCGTGGATGCACCATGCCCGGCTGTTCGTGCTCAGTTCGCGTTTCGAGGGCATGGGGATCGTGCTGTTCGAGGCCCTGGCCTGTGGCACGCCGGTCTTGAGCGTGGATTGCCCCGGCGGGATTCGGGAAATCTTGAAGGGGGAACTGGAGGCTTCCATCGTGCCGCATGACGTCGAGGCCCTGGCGGAGGGCATGCGTCACGCCATCGAGGCGGAGAAGCCCGAGATCCGCGAGCGCTGGCTGGATGACTTCCGCCCGGAAAACGTCGCCGAGGCCTTCCTGTGA
- a CDS encoding O-antigen ligase family protein: MCWLGLGCVLLYAGLRLWAPQVGEPAGTLMAVLGLFAVLRWGHGLRNGGALWLLWAVVVVQLISWVGGYLHHPEWMTDTPQLDRLAKWFLFIGLAWWLGGSTRATLVAWGLALLGLMVVVFLPEGSLEQWRLGLGGARAEFTIRNSQHDAMLFGSGLLGLVCFAGRCWRGSGALAWGRRVLWTLALAVCLVGIGITQTRAVWLAGLLVLPMLAVLAWWGGRRPSRKAGWGLAAVSLVILVGAVAFHEPVVERLANENRIIAQAMENDWKSLPYSSIGNRLLTWRASLDWIAERPLIGWGEEGRSLVIEHTEWLPAKTQELYGHLHNTFLEILVGYGLLGLSVVLALIAWIGLGTWQAWRAGVMPGDMALFAAGFFVFYAIVNQFESYGSFWTGVFVQNLVAGGLVTHIWRWQVTTGSRVFPALRSKAT; encoded by the coding sequence TTGTGTTGGCTGGGCCTGGGTTGCGTGCTGCTCTATGCCGGTCTGCGGTTATGGGCGCCCCAGGTCGGTGAGCCGGCCGGCACCCTGATGGCCGTACTGGGGCTCTTTGCCGTTCTCCGCTGGGGGCATGGCCTTCGCAATGGTGGTGCGCTGTGGCTGCTGTGGGCGGTAGTGGTGGTGCAGCTGATTTCCTGGGTAGGCGGTTATCTCCATCATCCCGAATGGATGACCGACACCCCCCAGCTCGATCGACTCGCCAAGTGGTTCCTGTTCATTGGCCTGGCCTGGTGGCTGGGGGGCAGCACCCGCGCCACCCTGGTCGCCTGGGGCCTCGCGCTGCTGGGGCTGATGGTGGTGGTGTTCTTGCCCGAGGGTAGCCTGGAGCAGTGGCGGCTGGGGCTAGGCGGAGCGCGGGCCGAGTTCACCATTCGTAACTCCCAGCACGATGCCATGCTGTTCGGGAGCGGCCTGCTCGGTCTGGTGTGTTTCGCGGGGCGTTGCTGGCGGGGCAGCGGCGCCCTGGCCTGGGGGCGTCGCGTGCTGTGGACCCTGGCCCTGGCGGTGTGCCTGGTCGGTATCGGGATCACCCAGACCCGGGCCGTGTGGCTCGCGGGCCTGCTGGTGTTGCCGATGCTGGCGGTGCTGGCCTGGTGGGGCGGGCGCCGACCGTCACGCAAGGCCGGGTGGGGGCTCGCTGCGGTGTCCCTGGTGATACTGGTCGGGGCCGTGGCCTTCCATGAACCGGTGGTCGAGCGGCTGGCCAACGAGAATCGCATCATTGCCCAGGCCATGGAGAATGACTGGAAATCGCTTCCCTACAGCAGCATCGGTAATCGACTGCTGACCTGGCGGGCCTCGCTGGACTGGATTGCCGAGCGCCCCCTGATCGGCTGGGGAGAAGAGGGACGCAGCCTGGTCATCGAGCATACCGAGTGGTTGCCGGCAAAGACCCAGGAGCTCTATGGGCACCTGCATAACACCTTCCTCGAGATCCTGGTCGGTTATGGCCTGCTGGGGCTGTCGGTGGTGCTGGCGTTGATCGCCTGGATCGGCCTGGGCACCTGGCAGGCCTGGCGCGCCGGCGTGATGCCTGGCGACATGGCGCTGTTCGCGGCGGGCTTCTTCGTGTTCTATGCCATCGTCAACCAGTTCGAGTCCTATGGCAGCTTCTGGACCGGGGTCTTCGTCCAGAACCTGGTGGCGGGTGGTTTGGTCACGCATATCTGGCGTTGGCAGGTCACGACGGGAAGTCGCGTGTTTCCCGCCCTTCGTAGCAAGGCCACCTGA
- a CDS encoding exopolysaccharide biosynthesis polyprenyl glycosylphosphotransferase, whose translation MKREYQRRHSRWYEVLLLGLSVHVVVGIPLAVGLPALERWGWGFWDYLPDVRYNTMFAIGLAFLASALTLRRMARFPGAQLAANILPTITIAFLIAVAVLFFAREGYTRQVLFGGYLVSLMWFYLGFFIGRRFRRLKLAVVPFGDVYRLMGTRQADLRLLEGPDLDGIRVDGVVADLHAEDLPPEWETFLARCTLCHIPVYHSRQVSESISGRVQIDRLSENEFGSLLPPLVYVGFKRVVDSVAAVLLLPLLLPVMLCVALAIKLDSRGPVLFLQPRMGYKAQPFLMYKFRSMHHDMSGEDFTISEDDPRITRVGRVIRKYRLDELPQLFNILKGEMSFIGPRPESVSLSEWYEQAVPFFSYRHVVRPGITGWAQVEQGYAAEVDGMTKKLQYDFYYIKNYSLWLDVLIALKTSRILFTGFGAR comes from the coding sequence ATGAAGCGTGAGTATCAGCGCCGCCATTCGCGGTGGTACGAGGTGTTGCTGCTGGGGTTGTCGGTCCATGTGGTGGTGGGGATCCCGCTGGCCGTCGGGCTCCCGGCACTCGAGCGCTGGGGCTGGGGGTTCTGGGATTACCTGCCGGACGTACGCTACAACACCATGTTCGCCATCGGGCTGGCGTTTCTCGCATCGGCGCTGACGCTGCGGCGCATGGCGCGCTTCCCCGGGGCACAGCTGGCCGCCAACATCCTGCCGACCATCACCATCGCCTTCCTGATCGCGGTGGCCGTGCTGTTCTTCGCCCGGGAAGGCTATACCCGTCAGGTGCTGTTCGGTGGCTACCTGGTCAGCCTGATGTGGTTCTACCTGGGCTTCTTCATCGGTCGACGTTTCCGCAGGCTCAAGCTGGCTGTGGTGCCCTTCGGCGATGTCTATCGCCTGATGGGCACCCGCCAGGCGGATCTGCGCCTGCTGGAAGGCCCCGACCTGGACGGCATACGGGTGGATGGTGTGGTGGCAGACCTCCACGCCGAGGACCTGCCGCCCGAGTGGGAGACCTTCCTGGCCCGTTGCACGCTCTGCCATATCCCCGTCTACCATAGCCGCCAGGTGTCGGAGTCGATCTCCGGACGGGTGCAGATCGATCGCCTGTCCGAGAACGAGTTCGGCAGCCTGTTGCCGCCGCTCGTCTATGTCGGTTTCAAGCGGGTGGTCGACAGCGTCGCCGCCGTGCTGTTGCTGCCGCTGCTGTTGCCGGTGATGCTGTGTGTCGCCCTGGCCATCAAGCTGGATAGCCGGGGGCCGGTGCTGTTCCTGCAACCCCGCATGGGTTACAAGGCGCAGCCCTTCCTCATGTACAAGTTCCGCAGCATGCACCATGACATGAGCGGCGAGGACTTCACGATCTCCGAGGACGACCCGCGGATCACCCGGGTGGGGCGGGTGATCCGCAAGTATCGCCTCGATGAACTGCCACAGTTGTTCAACATCCTGAAGGGCGAGATGAGTTTCATCGGCCCACGGCCCGAGTCGGTATCGCTCTCCGAGTGGTACGAGCAGGCTGTGCCCTTCTTCAGTTACCGACACGTGGTCCGCCCGGGGATCACCGGCTGGGCCCAGGTGGAGCAGGGCTACGCCGCCGAGGTGGATGGCATGACCAAGAAGCTGCAGTATGACTTCTACTACATCAAGAATTACTCGCTGTGGCTGGATGTGCTGATTGCCTTGAAGACCTCCAGGATTCTCTTCACGGGGTTCGGGGCGCGCTGA
- a CDS encoding glycosyltransferase family 4 protein, giving the protein MTAVRILLLGFYYPPDISAGAFRCEALVHALARRLPSGSELEVITTQPNRFGREGRWRADDDVWSEGNVTITRVEVSGGGRGMASQARAFASYAARVRQLTRDRHFDLVIATSSRLMTAVLGRWVARRCGARLYQDIRDNFVDNLPSVLPHGTGHLLAPVFGGLERWALARADRINLVSRGFEPYFRSRYPGQRFSWHTNGIDTPFVAALESGVFQQEEASGRCDRPLQVLYAGNLGAGQGMEHILPALAQRLQGRVAFRVIGAGAGREPLRRALAERDVDNVRVLAPVSRVGLLDAYRQADVLFLHLNRLPSLESVLPSKLFEYAATGRPVWAGVSGFAARFVEQEIDNAACFSPCDVDEAVAALGRLEVSSRPRPTFVARWRRDRIIDEMADEIMALVMDEA; this is encoded by the coding sequence ATGACGGCGGTGCGGATACTGCTGCTCGGCTTCTACTATCCCCCCGATATCAGCGCCGGCGCCTTTCGCTGCGAGGCGCTGGTCCATGCCCTGGCCCGCCGGCTGCCATCGGGCAGCGAGCTGGAGGTGATCACGACGCAGCCCAATCGCTTCGGGAGGGAAGGGCGGTGGCGCGCGGATGATGACGTATGGTCCGAGGGGAACGTGACGATCACTCGGGTCGAGGTGTCGGGCGGCGGGCGCGGCATGGCCTCGCAGGCACGGGCCTTTGCCTCCTATGCCGCTCGGGTCCGGCAATTGACGCGTGATCGGCACTTCGATCTGGTGATTGCCACCTCGTCGCGGTTGATGACCGCGGTGCTGGGCCGCTGGGTGGCGAGGCGCTGCGGGGCGCGGCTGTATCAGGACATTCGCGACAACTTCGTCGATAACCTGCCCTCGGTGTTGCCCCATGGGACAGGTCACCTGCTCGCGCCGGTGTTCGGGGGGCTGGAGCGATGGGCGCTGGCCAGGGCGGATCGCATCAACCTGGTGTCGCGCGGTTTCGAGCCCTACTTCCGGTCGCGCTATCCGGGGCAACGCTTCTCCTGGCATACCAATGGGATCGATACTCCCTTCGTCGCGGCGCTCGAATCCGGTGTGTTCCAGCAGGAGGAGGCGTCAGGGAGATGCGATCGGCCGCTGCAGGTGCTCTATGCCGGTAATCTGGGGGCCGGGCAGGGCATGGAGCATATCCTTCCGGCACTCGCCCAGCGGCTCCAGGGGCGCGTCGCGTTTCGGGTGATCGGCGCAGGCGCCGGGCGCGAGCCGCTCCGCCGCGCGTTGGCCGAGCGAGACGTCGACAACGTTCGGGTGCTGGCACCGGTGTCGCGAGTTGGCCTGCTGGACGCCTATCGCCAGGCCGACGTGCTCTTCCTCCACCTGAATCGCTTGCCGTCGCTGGAGAGCGTGCTGCCCTCGAAGCTGTTCGAGTATGCGGCAACCGGCCGCCCCGTCTGGGCGGGTGTGTCGGGGTTCGCGGCGCGCTTCGTCGAGCAAGAGATTGATAACGCAGCGTGTTTTTCACCGTGTGATGTCGATGAGGCCGTCGCGGCCCTGGGGCGACTTGAGGTATCCTCACGCCCGCGGCCCACGTTCGTGGCCAGGTGGCGCAGAGACAGGATAATTGATGAGATGGCCGACGAGATCATGGCACTGGTGATGGATGAAGCGTGA
- a CDS encoding glycosyltransferase family 4 protein, whose translation MLVWNTFLNDARVRNEAETLVRAGYQVVVHALALPGVTRSSEIVGSGIEVRRYGSKQGKQQANHGSQPTASRSHLAALLLGASRLTTLIAMAWAVLRSRPHVIHAHDVNMLPTAWLASVLARVPLVYDAHEISTDREGYKAFRGLVGRIEKTLMPGAAGTITTTDARAKFFARAYGIPRPLVLQNRPRLVTASGSNRIREELGLTQPWPIVLYQGGLQPGRGLPRLVEAAASVPNAYFVFIGGGRQERELHELTERLGLAERVRFIATVALSELPSYTASADIGVQPIENTCLNHFTTDSNKLFEYVIAGLPVVASQLPEISRVVRQHDLGLLVPPGDTAALAEAIHCLVGDPERRAHYRDQASTAAQSLNWEAQEQRLIDLYARVLPASRAGVAQR comes from the coding sequence ATGTTGGTATGGAACACTTTTCTGAACGATGCTCGCGTCAGGAATGAGGCCGAAACTCTGGTTCGTGCAGGCTACCAGGTTGTTGTACACGCTCTAGCGTTGCCCGGTGTCACCCGGTCTTCTGAGATCGTCGGCAGTGGCATTGAGGTCCGCCGTTACGGTTCCAAGCAGGGAAAACAGCAAGCGAACCATGGTAGCCAACCCACAGCAAGCCGCTCGCACTTGGCTGCTCTGCTGCTCGGTGCTTCAAGGTTGACGACACTTATCGCCATGGCATGGGCAGTGCTGCGCTCTCGCCCTCATGTCATCCATGCTCACGACGTGAATATGTTGCCAACTGCCTGGTTGGCATCTGTACTGGCCCGGGTGCCGCTGGTATACGACGCTCACGAGATCAGCACCGACCGGGAAGGCTACAAGGCATTCCGGGGGCTGGTGGGGCGGATCGAAAAGACGCTCATGCCCGGGGCCGCGGGGACCATCACCACCACCGATGCCCGAGCCAAGTTCTTCGCGCGGGCTTACGGTATTCCGCGTCCGCTGGTGCTGCAGAACCGCCCACGGCTGGTCACGGCGTCGGGTTCCAACCGGATTCGTGAGGAGCTGGGGTTAACCCAGCCGTGGCCGATCGTCTTGTATCAGGGGGGCTTGCAGCCGGGCCGGGGGCTGCCGCGGTTGGTGGAGGCGGCTGCCAGTGTGCCGAACGCCTATTTCGTGTTCATCGGTGGGGGGCGCCAGGAGCGCGAGCTGCACGAGCTCACCGAGCGGCTGGGCCTGGCCGAGCGTGTCCGCTTCATTGCTACCGTGGCGCTTAGCGAGCTGCCATCCTATACGGCCTCGGCCGATATCGGTGTCCAGCCCATCGAGAATACCTGCCTGAACCATTTCACCACCGACTCCAACAAGCTCTTCGAGTACGTGATCGCGGGACTCCCGGTGGTGGCGAGCCAACTGCCCGAGATCAGCAGGGTGGTGCGGCAGCATGACCTCGGGCTACTGGTGCCGCCAGGTGATACGGCAGCCTTGGCCGAGGCCATCCACTGCCTGGTCGGGGATCCCGAGCGGCGCGCCCATTACCGCGATCAAGCGTCAACAGCCGCTCAGTCACTCAACTGGGAGGCCCAGGAACAGAGGCTGATCGATCTCTATGCCCGGGTACTACCCGCGTCGCGCGCCGGGGTGGCACAGCGATGA